A section of the bacterium genome encodes:
- the tuf gene encoding elongation factor Tu (EF-Tu; promotes GTP-dependent binding of aminoacyl-tRNA to the A-site of ribosomes during protein biosynthesis; when the tRNA anticodon matches the mRNA codon, GTP hydrolysis results; the inactive EF-Tu-GDP leaves the ribosome and release of GDP is promoted by elongation factor Ts; many prokaryotes have two copies of the gene encoding EF-Tu), which produces MAREKFERTKDHVNVGTIGHVDHGKTTLTAAITEVLSKVGLADYTPFDQIDKAPEERERGITIA; this is translated from the coding sequence ATGGCGCGCGAAAAGTTTGAACGGACTAAGGATCACGTGAACGTCGGCACGATCGGTCACGTGGATCACGGCAAGACGACCCTGACCGCGGCGATCACCGAGGTTCTCTCGAAGGTCGGTCTGGCCGACTACACGCCCTTCGACCAGATCGACAAGGCTCCCGAGGAGCGCGAGCGCGGCATCACGATCGCGA